From uncultured Roseateles sp., the proteins below share one genomic window:
- a CDS encoding VWA domain-containing protein — protein MHFARVLRTAGLPVGTDRVQLTLQALQVAGLESRTDFKATLAACMIDRHEHRALFEQAFYIFWRDPDLLARIMAMMLPRAQAKPGAPPPPENRRLAAALFPNPPAMTRPQEEERIEIEAPLTWSEREVLRTRDFETMTPEEWAQAKQAITQMRGFFERLPTRRMTASHQAGRADWRASLRAMARQGGELWEMRRRRPREVAAPLVVLADISGSMSRYSRMLLHFTHALAGARAAPKVESFVFGTRLTPITRLLRQRDPDLAVGAVARRVQDWSGGTRISACLHDFNRLWARRVLRSNATVLLITDGLEQGSPDDPQCLALSREMERLAKSCRRLVWLNPLLRYDAFEPKAAGIRAMLPHVQAFVPVHNLASLEALAQTLAHPPSA, from the coding sequence ATGCACTTCGCCCGCGTGCTGCGCACCGCAGGCCTGCCGGTGGGCACCGACCGCGTGCAGCTGACCCTGCAGGCGCTGCAGGTGGCGGGCCTGGAAAGCCGCACCGATTTCAAGGCCACGCTGGCTGCCTGCATGATCGATCGCCACGAGCACCGCGCACTGTTCGAGCAGGCCTTCTACATCTTCTGGCGCGACCCCGATCTGCTGGCCCGCATCATGGCGATGATGCTGCCCCGGGCACAAGCCAAGCCCGGGGCGCCGCCGCCGCCCGAGAACCGGCGCCTGGCCGCCGCGCTGTTCCCGAATCCGCCTGCAATGACCCGCCCGCAGGAGGAAGAGCGCATCGAGATCGAGGCGCCGCTGACCTGGAGCGAGCGCGAGGTCCTGCGCACGCGCGACTTCGAGACGATGACGCCCGAGGAATGGGCCCAGGCCAAGCAGGCGATCACCCAGATGCGCGGCTTCTTCGAGCGCCTGCCGACGCGCCGGATGACAGCCAGCCACCAGGCCGGCCGGGCCGACTGGCGGGCCTCGCTGCGGGCGATGGCGCGCCAGGGCGGCGAGCTGTGGGAGATGCGCCGCCGGCGCCCGCGCGAGGTGGCCGCGCCGCTGGTCGTGCTGGCCGACATCTCGGGCTCGATGAGCCGCTACTCGCGCATGCTTTTGCATTTCACCCACGCGCTGGCCGGCGCGCGGGCGGCGCCGAAGGTCGAAAGCTTTGTGTTCGGCACGCGCTTGACGCCCATCACGCGGCTGCTGCGTCAGCGCGATCCCGACCTCGCCGTTGGCGCGGTGGCCCGCCGTGTGCAGGACTGGTCGGGCGGCACCCGCATCAGCGCTTGCCTGCACGACTTCAACCGGCTGTGGGCGCGGCGCGTGCTGCGCAGCAATGCGACGGTGCTCTTGATCACCGACGGCCTGGAGCAGGGCTCGCCGGACGACCCGCAGTGCCTGGCGTTGAGCCGGGAGATGGAGCGTCTGGCCAAGAGCTGCCGGCGCCTGGTCTGGTTGAACCCTTTGCTGCGTTACGACGCCTTCGAGCCCAAGGCGGCGGGCATACGTGCCATGCTGCCCCATGTGCAGGCCTTTGTGCCCGTGCACAATCTGGCCAGCCTTGAGGCCTTGGCCCAGACGCTCGCTCATCCCCCATCCGCGTGA
- a CDS encoding carbon monoxide dehydrogenase subunit G has product MQLTSQQSLPVSQSIAWQALNDVTMLQAAIPGCESLTVIGENEYEAALSVAIGPVKAKFKGRLKLSELQPPESYRIAFEGQGGQAGHGKGTAQVRLEAVSANETLLHYEVQASVGGKIAQIGSRLIDMAAQKMANDFFASFNTLLQQRYAVAPVEAANAPAPGGAWQRLLAWLGRLFGRKT; this is encoded by the coding sequence ATGCAACTGACCAGCCAACAATCACTTCCCGTCTCGCAATCCATCGCCTGGCAGGCGCTCAACGACGTCACGATGCTGCAGGCCGCCATTCCCGGCTGCGAATCGCTGACCGTCATCGGCGAGAACGAGTACGAGGCGGCGCTGAGTGTGGCCATCGGCCCGGTCAAGGCCAAGTTCAAAGGCAGGTTGAAGCTCAGCGAGCTGCAGCCGCCAGAGTCCTACCGCATCGCCTTCGAGGGGCAGGGCGGTCAGGCGGGCCACGGCAAGGGCACGGCCCAGGTGCGGCTGGAGGCGGTCAGCGCCAACGAGACCCTGCTGCACTACGAGGTGCAGGCCAGCGTCGGCGGCAAGATCGCGCAGATCGGCTCGCGTCTGATCGATATGGCGGCGCAGAAGATGGCCAACGACTTTTTCGCCAGCTTCAACACCTTGCTGCAGCAGCGCTATGCGGTGGCGCCGGTCGAGGCGGCGAACGCGCCGGCGCCGGGCGGCGCCTGGCAGCGGCTGCTCGCCTGGCTGGGCCGGCTGTTCGGCCGCAAAACCTGA
- a CDS encoding acyltransferase family protein, protein MSSPSSRLLHIDLLKALAAQAIVLHHLSAYGPIAETVHLLLPRLLDLIYQYGRMAVQVFLVLSGFLSARGLAPAGQMLLAHPGALLWQRYLRLVLPFMAAVLLTLACSALVAPWLPELVPVSVSAGQLLSHALLLHGVLGHEALTVGAWYVAIDLQLFALLLGLLWLAARLRPGRARRLGPALVLLLVVASLWMFNRMPDLDDWALYFFGSYGLGALVYWLGRSARPRLWGLLVSGLVLAALLVEFRARIALAGVTALLLAWLQRRHQAGRRLFGQQQAPRWLTAQAGTHAYSLFLVHFPVCLLVNALFERADHEQPLSGLLAMAAAWALSNMAALLFYRWIEAPAGRVRLGLPGIQRA, encoded by the coding sequence TTGAGCTCCCCGTCCTCACGACTGCTGCATATCGACCTGCTGAAAGCGCTGGCGGCGCAAGCCATCGTCTTGCACCACCTGTCGGCCTACGGGCCGATTGCCGAAACGGTGCATCTGCTGCTGCCCCGCCTGCTCGATCTGATCTACCAATACGGCCGCATGGCCGTACAGGTGTTTCTGGTGCTCAGCGGCTTCTTGAGTGCGCGGGGCCTGGCGCCGGCGGGTCAGATGCTGCTGGCTCACCCTGGCGCCCTGCTGTGGCAGCGCTATCTGCGCCTGGTCCTGCCCTTCATGGCGGCCGTGCTGCTGACCCTGGCCTGCTCGGCCCTTGTCGCCCCCTGGCTGCCCGAGCTGGTGCCGGTGTCGGTCAGCGCCGGGCAACTGCTGTCGCATGCGCTGCTGCTGCATGGCGTGCTGGGCCACGAGGCGCTGACCGTGGGCGCCTGGTATGTGGCCATCGACCTGCAGCTGTTCGCGCTGTTGCTGGGCCTGCTGTGGCTGGCCGCACGGCTGCGCCCCGGCCGCGCACGGCGCCTGGGCCCGGCCCTGGTGCTGCTGCTGGTCGTGGCCTCGCTGTGGATGTTCAACCGCATGCCGGATCTGGACGACTGGGCCTTGTACTTCTTCGGCAGCTATGGCCTCGGTGCACTGGTCTACTGGCTGGGTCGCAGTGCTCGGCCGCGGCTGTGGGGCCTGCTGGTGAGCGGCCTGGTGCTGGCGGCTCTGCTGGTCGAGTTCCGCGCCCGCATTGCGCTGGCCGGCGTCACGGCGCTGTTGCTGGCCTGGCTGCAACGCCGCCATCAGGCGGGCCGGCGGCTGTTCGGCCAGCAGCAGGCGCCGCGCTGGCTGACGGCCCAGGCCGGCACCCATGCCTACTCGCTGTTCCTGGTGCACTTTCCGGTCTGCCTGCTGGTCAACGCCCTGTTCGAGCGCGCCGATCATGAGCAGCCGCTGAGCGGCCTGCTGGCCATGGCGGCGGCCTGGGCCCTGAGCAATATGGCAGCCCTGCTGTTCTACCGCTGGATCGAGGCGCCGGCCGGCCGCGTCCGGCTGGGACTTCCGGGCATCCAGCGCGCCTGA
- a CDS encoding DUF2892 domain-containing protein, whose translation MKPNVGTIDRVIRIGGGLLLVGLAASGTVGAWGYAGVLLMATGIFRFCPAYPLLGMNTCSMKDK comes from the coding sequence ATGAAGCCCAATGTTGGCACGATCGATCGCGTCATTCGTATCGGTGGCGGCTTGTTGCTGGTCGGGCTGGCCGCCAGCGGCACGGTGGGCGCCTGGGGCTATGCCGGCGTGCTGCTGATGGCCACCGGCATCTTCCGCTTCTGCCCTGCCTATCCTTTGCTGGGCATGAACACCTGCTCGATGAAGGACAAATAG
- a CDS encoding rhodanese-like domain-containing protein, with translation MPSLVTAIAPAPSAAAQAHFERSLQFETDCWDVHDALSSGQPDFVLLDVRSAEHYAAGHVPGATHLLRGKMVESKLADYPADTVFVTYCAGPHCNGAQRAAIRLAQLGRPVKIMIGGITGWVDEGFALSPPAA, from the coding sequence ATGCCCAGCCTTGTCACCGCCATTGCCCCCGCCCCGTCCGCCGCCGCCCAGGCCCACTTCGAGCGGAGCCTGCAGTTCGAGACCGATTGCTGGGATGTGCATGACGCGCTGAGCAGCGGCCAACCCGACTTCGTGCTGCTGGACGTGCGCAGCGCCGAGCACTACGCCGCCGGCCATGTGCCCGGCGCCACCCATCTGCTGCGCGGCAAGATGGTCGAATCGAAGCTGGCCGACTATCCCGCCGACACCGTGTTCGTGACCTACTGCGCCGGCCCGCATTGCAATGGTGCGCAGCGCGCGGCCATCCGGCTGGCCCAGCTCGGGCGGCCGGTGAAGATCATGATAGGCGGCATCACCGGCTGGGTGGATGAGGGCTTTGCCCTGAGCCCGCCCGCAGCTTGA
- the ftrA gene encoding transcriptional regulator FtrA, whose amino-acid sequence MKNHLVAAVAYDRLCTFEFACTAEVFALPRPELEVDWYRYAVCSPERGRLRSAGGLMVEAPYTLRLLAQADTIVMPGWRDVHEAPPPALVKALATAFERGARLASICSGVFVLAAAGVLDGKSATTHWRYADLLAQRFPSIKVRPDELYVDEGQAITAAGSAAGLDMLLHLVRRDHGGRVANRVAQRLVLPPHRDGGQAQFVPRPMPSDEVGRLARLMDWVRANPRLPHSLQSLADEAAMSPRSLQRQFTEATGLSPIDWLIRERVALAKDLLEAQDLPMARLAELSGFGSEESLRRHFRAKAGTSPSAYRRRFGHPLTADSAP is encoded by the coding sequence ATGAAGAACCACCTCGTTGCCGCCGTCGCCTACGATCGCCTGTGCACCTTCGAGTTCGCCTGCACGGCCGAGGTGTTCGCCCTGCCCAGGCCGGAGCTGGAGGTCGACTGGTATCGCTACGCCGTCTGCTCGCCCGAGCGCGGCCGGCTGCGTTCCGCCGGTGGGCTGATGGTCGAGGCGCCGTACACGCTGCGCCTGCTGGCCCAGGCCGACACCATCGTCATGCCCGGCTGGCGTGATGTGCACGAGGCACCGCCGCCGGCCCTGGTCAAGGCGCTGGCCACCGCCTTTGAGCGCGGCGCGCGGCTGGCCTCGATCTGCTCCGGCGTGTTCGTGCTGGCCGCGGCCGGCGTGCTCGACGGCAAATCGGCGACGACGCACTGGCGCTATGCCGATCTGCTGGCGCAGCGCTTCCCGTCCATCAAGGTCAGGCCCGACGAACTGTATGTGGACGAGGGCCAGGCCATCACGGCGGCCGGTTCGGCGGCCGGGCTGGACATGCTCTTGCACCTGGTGCGGCGCGACCATGGCGGAAGAGTAGCCAACCGCGTCGCCCAGCGCCTGGTGTTGCCGCCGCACCGCGATGGCGGCCAGGCGCAGTTCGTGCCGCGGCCCATGCCCAGCGATGAGGTGGGGCGTCTGGCAAGGCTGATGGACTGGGTGCGTGCCAACCCGCGTCTGCCGCACAGCCTGCAGTCGCTGGCCGACGAGGCGGCGATGAGCCCCCGCAGCCTGCAACGCCAGTTCACCGAGGCGACAGGCCTGTCGCCGATCGACTGGCTGATACGCGAACGCGTGGCCCTGGCCAAGGACCTGCTGGAGGCTCAGGACCTGCCGATGGCCCGGCTCGCCGAACTGTCAGGCTTTGGCTCGGAGGAGTCATTGCGCCGCCATTTCCGCGCCAAAGCCGGCACCAGCCCCAGCGCTTACCGGCGGCGCTTCGGCCACCCGCTCACCGCGGACTCAGCGCCTTGA
- a CDS encoding pyridoxal-phosphate dependent enzyme, giving the protein MPLHIQTPLVPSSALSTPEQQIWLKLEALQPPGSFKLRGMGHACQTYQQRGARRFISSSGGNAGIAAAYCGRLLGVPVTVVVPQTTTERAKELIAQQGAELIVHGASWQEANALALSKASGDAALLHPFDDPLLWQGHASMIDEVAASGAPKPDAVLLSVGGGGLMSGVVEGLRRNAWADVPVLAVETAGADSLAQAMAAGRRIELPAITSIATSLGARQVCEQAFALTQSHEVHSVVVSDLEAVSACLRFIDDHRLLVEPACGAALAAVYGRHAALRPYRNVLVIVCGGVTASLAQLQQWFKALSPR; this is encoded by the coding sequence ATGCCCCTGCACATCCAAACCCCACTTGTTCCCTCCTCCGCCCTCTCCACCCCCGAGCAACAGATCTGGCTGAAGCTCGAAGCGCTGCAGCCGCCCGGCTCCTTCAAGCTGCGCGGCATGGGCCATGCGTGCCAGACCTACCAGCAGCGCGGCGCGCGGCGCTTCATCTCGTCCTCGGGCGGCAATGCCGGCATTGCGGCGGCCTATTGCGGGCGCCTGCTGGGTGTGCCGGTGACCGTGGTCGTGCCGCAGACGACGACCGAGCGGGCCAAGGAGCTGATCGCCCAGCAGGGCGCCGAGCTGATCGTGCACGGCGCCTCCTGGCAGGAGGCCAATGCGCTGGCGCTGAGCAAGGCGTCCGGCGACGCCGCCCTGCTTCACCCCTTCGACGACCCGCTGCTATGGCAGGGCCATGCCAGCATGATCGACGAGGTGGCCGCCAGCGGCGCGCCCAAACCCGATGCGGTGCTGCTGTCGGTCGGCGGCGGCGGCCTGATGAGCGGTGTGGTCGAAGGCCTGCGCCGCAACGCCTGGGCCGATGTGCCGGTGCTGGCAGTGGAGACGGCGGGCGCCGATTCGCTGGCCCAGGCCATGGCGGCCGGTCGGCGCATCGAGTTGCCGGCCATCACCAGCATCGCCACCTCCCTGGGTGCGCGCCAGGTCTGCGAGCAGGCCTTCGCGCTGACGCAAAGCCATGAGGTGCACAGCGTTGTCGTGTCAGACCTTGAGGCGGTCAGCGCCTGCCTGCGCTTCATCGATGACCACCGCCTGCTGGTCGAGCCGGCCTGCGGCGCGGCGCTGGCGGCCGTCTACGGTCGGCATGCGGCGCTGCGGCCCTACCGCAACGTGCTGGTGATTGTCTGCGGCGGCGTCACCGCCAGCCTGGCCCAGCTGCAGCAATGGTTCAAGGCGCTGAGTCCGCGGTGA
- a CDS encoding MliC family protein: MRLCSLKTAALLGITGLLLTTTGAARAQAGVANCAKVKPGSLDAWLCKDESLMALDKKMAETLSAAEPIAAKEKPPMLKAEQRGWGTKSRDECLKSGDAPACLKLSYQRRIAELQASYALMAPTAKANYQCGSKPEDVVKTATYATEPPTMLAEYDETTSVLYLKPSAMGSSYAGDQVSFFELDGQVKIVWGPGSPEWKCKRE; encoded by the coding sequence ATGAGACTTTGCTCGCTGAAAACCGCCGCCCTGCTGGGCATAACAGGCCTGCTGCTGACCACCACGGGCGCGGCCCGGGCCCAGGCCGGCGTGGCCAACTGCGCCAAGGTCAAGCCGGGCAGCCTGGACGCCTGGCTGTGCAAGGACGAGTCGCTGATGGCGCTGGACAAGAAGATGGCCGAGACGCTGAGCGCCGCCGAGCCCATCGCCGCCAAGGAGAAGCCGCCGATGCTGAAGGCCGAGCAGCGCGGTTGGGGCACGAAGTCGCGCGACGAATGCCTGAAGAGCGGTGACGCGCCGGCCTGCCTGAAGCTGAGCTACCAGCGCCGCATCGCCGAGCTGCAAGCCAGCTACGCCTTGATGGCGCCCACCGCCAAGGCCAACTACCAGTGCGGCAGCAAGCCGGAGGATGTGGTCAAGACCGCCACCTACGCCACCGAGCCGCCAACGATGCTGGCCGAGTACGACGAAACGACCTCGGTGCTCTACCTGAAACCCAGCGCCATGGGCAGCAGCTATGCCGGCGACCAGGTCAGCTTCTTCGAGCTGGACGGCCAGGTCAAGATCGTCTGGGGCCCGGGCAGCCCGGAGTGGAAGTGCAAGCGAGAATAA
- a CDS encoding methyl-accepting chemotaxis protein, which translates to MISLSALRLGPRLAVGFGSIVLLCAAAVGIGIDRIATVRALSDRLGTVDAEKLSLSERWARAIEANTARSWVLFYSTDPQIKTRIKGEMQQVITVQTDRLKRMQEIADSAQDKQLLEDISRQRDAYQSMRNALLKRKDAGEDVNAEVFDKLFPAAQSYMDVVEKLVKQQRDSMAATKELADVAARDGTIALSLGGGLAVLLAVGLAWRLTRSIVAPIAQAKGIAQAIAAGDLTQSITVQGSDEAAELVEALRVMQQALREMVGQVRTSTEGINTASSEIATGNQDLSVRTEQTASNLQQAASSMEQLTSTVRQSADSARQANQLASTAAEVAQRGGSVVAQVVSTMDEINSSSKKISDIIGVIDGIAFQTNILALNAAVEAARAGEQGRGFAVVASEVRSLAQRSAEAAKEIKALIGTSVDKVESGSKLVANAGQTMGEIVASVKRVTDMIGEITAAASEQSDGISQVNSTVIQLDQMTQQNAALVEESAAAAESLKGQAQRLAQVVSTFRLS; encoded by the coding sequence ATGATTTCGCTATCAGCCCTTCGCCTGGGCCCGCGGCTTGCCGTCGGCTTTGGTTCCATCGTGCTGCTGTGCGCCGCGGCTGTCGGCATCGGCATTGACCGCATCGCCACGGTGCGTGCCCTGTCGGACCGGCTGGGCACGGTGGACGCGGAGAAGCTGTCGCTGTCCGAACGCTGGGCACGGGCCATCGAGGCCAATACCGCGCGCTCATGGGTGTTGTTCTACTCCACCGATCCGCAGATCAAGACCCGCATCAAGGGCGAGATGCAGCAGGTGATCACGGTGCAGACCGATCGCCTCAAGCGCATGCAGGAGATCGCCGACTCGGCCCAGGACAAGCAGTTGCTCGAAGACATCTCGCGCCAGCGCGACGCCTACCAGTCGATGCGCAATGCCCTGCTCAAGCGCAAGGATGCCGGCGAGGATGTGAACGCCGAGGTCTTCGACAAGCTGTTTCCGGCCGCCCAGTCCTATATGGATGTGGTCGAGAAGCTGGTCAAGCAGCAAAGGGACAGCATGGCCGCGACCAAGGAACTGGCCGACGTGGCAGCCCGCGATGGCACCATTGCCCTGTCCCTGGGCGGTGGCCTGGCGGTGCTGCTGGCCGTGGGCCTGGCCTGGCGGCTGACCCGCTCCATCGTCGCGCCGATAGCCCAGGCCAAGGGCATTGCCCAGGCGATTGCCGCCGGCGACCTGACGCAAAGCATCACCGTGCAGGGTAGCGACGAGGCCGCCGAGCTGGTGGAGGCGCTGCGTGTGATGCAGCAGGCGCTGCGCGAGATGGTGGGCCAGGTGCGCACCAGCACCGAGGGCATCAACACCGCCAGCTCCGAGATTGCCACCGGCAACCAGGACCTGAGCGTGCGCACCGAGCAGACGGCGTCGAATCTGCAGCAGGCGGCTTCGTCGATGGAGCAACTGACCAGCACGGTCAGACAAAGCGCCGATTCGGCCCGTCAGGCCAATCAGCTGGCCTCCACGGCGGCCGAGGTGGCCCAGCGTGGCGGCTCGGTGGTGGCCCAGGTGGTGTCGACGATGGACGAGATCAACAGCAGTTCGAAGAAGATCAGCGACATCATCGGTGTGATCGACGGCATTGCCTTCCAGACCAATATCCTGGCGCTGAATGCCGCCGTCGAGGCCGCCCGCGCCGGCGAGCAGGGCCGCGGTTTTGCCGTTGTCGCCAGTGAGGTCCGCAGCCTGGCGCAGCGCTCGGCCGAGGCCGCCAAGGAGATCAAGGCACTGATCGGCACTAGCGTGGACAAGGTCGAATCCGGCTCCAAGCTGGTGGCCAATGCCGGTCAGACCATGGGCGAGATCGTCGCCTCGGTCAAGCGGGTGACCGACATGATCGGCGAGATCACCGCCGCCGCCTCCGAGCAGTCCGACGGCATCAGCCAGGTCAACAGCACCGTCATCCAGCTCGACCAGATGACCCAGCAGAACGCCGCCCTGGTCGAGGAAAGCGCCGCCGCGGCCGAATCGCTGAAAGGTCAGGCGCAGCGCCTGGCCCAGGTGGTGAGCACCTTCAGGCTGAGCTGA
- a CDS encoding YciI family protein, translating into MAYMLMMIEPLNQRQTRTEAEGRAVYDRMVRFGQDLHERGLLIASESLRSHTDATQLQVRNGRMQLIDGPYAEAKEMVGGFFLISCKTRQEALDIAAQCPAAEWCTVEVRETAPCYVESLDKA; encoded by the coding sequence ATGGCCTATATGCTGATGATGATAGAGCCGCTGAACCAGCGCCAGACCCGCACCGAAGCCGAGGGCCGCGCGGTCTACGACCGCATGGTGCGCTTCGGCCAGGACTTGCACGAGCGCGGCCTGCTGATCGCCAGCGAGTCGCTGCGCTCGCACACCGATGCCACCCAGCTGCAGGTGCGCAACGGCCGCATGCAGCTGATCGACGGCCCCTATGCCGAGGCCAAGGAGATGGTCGGCGGCTTCTTCCTGATCAGCTGCAAGACCCGGCAGGAAGCGCTGGACATCGCTGCCCAGTGCCCCGCGGCCGAGTGGTGCACGGTGGAAGTGCGCGAGACGGCGCCCTGCTACGTCGAATCGCTGGACAAAGCCTGA
- a CDS encoding GyrI-like domain-containing protein: MNEFIDIPGFSVVGLPLRTSNAVAFDTIPPHWQRFGAEGVLARISGRLDDDVFGVYTDFEHAGLNNEGDYTLVIGARVAADAAVPEGLVLTHVPASRRCVFEVAGSQMQQVGATWGEVWASKDLRKTFRCDYEQYSATGGIRLMIGVE; the protein is encoded by the coding sequence ATGAACGAATTCATTGACATTCCCGGCTTCAGCGTGGTCGGCCTGCCGCTGCGCACTTCCAACGCGGTGGCCTTCGACACCATTCCGCCGCACTGGCAACGCTTCGGCGCCGAGGGGGTGCTGGCGCGCATCAGCGGCAGGCTGGACGACGATGTCTTTGGCGTCTACACCGACTTCGAGCATGCCGGCCTCAACAATGAGGGCGACTACACGCTGGTGATAGGTGCTCGCGTGGCGGCCGATGCCGCCGTGCCCGAGGGCCTGGTCTTGACCCATGTACCGGCTTCACGACGCTGCGTGTTCGAGGTGGCCGGCAGTCAGATGCAGCAGGTCGGCGCGACCTGGGGCGAGGTCTGGGCGAGCAAGGACCTGCGCAAGACCTTTCGCTGCGACTACGAGCAGTACAGCGCCACCGGCGGCATCCGCCTGATGATTGGTGTGGAATGA
- a CDS encoding AraC family transcriptional regulator, translating to MSALQEAVAGYHERRLARVLDHIHRHLDQPLDLLALADVAQLSAHHWHRVYRGLYGETVAATVKRLRLHRAAGYLAQGDWDVARIARESGYANVQSFTRIFKAVYGLPPARYREQGHHVPFIHNSLPMHPARPGAYPVTVQYLPEMTMLAVPHQGSYMQIGQGFDLLMRRLAPPGLLPPVPRLVGLYLDDPEAVPEAQLRSMAAVIADAGELPAPVVRTHRAAGFYAVLRYQGPYASMRAAYHWLFGDWLPPSGWQAADTPLLEEYLNDPRETAPNDLLSLIFLPLQALEAPSSRQ from the coding sequence ATGAGCGCATTGCAGGAAGCCGTGGCGGGCTATCACGAGCGGCGCCTGGCTCGGGTGCTGGACCATATCCACCGCCACCTGGACCAGCCGCTGGACCTGCTGGCCCTGGCCGATGTGGCCCAGCTGTCGGCCCACCACTGGCACCGCGTCTACCGCGGCCTGTATGGCGAGACGGTGGCTGCCACCGTCAAGCGTCTGCGTCTGCACCGGGCGGCCGGCTATCTGGCCCAAGGCGACTGGGACGTGGCACGCATCGCCCGCGAGAGCGGCTACGCCAATGTGCAGAGCTTCACCCGCATCTTCAAGGCCGTCTATGGCCTGCCGCCGGCGCGCTACCGCGAGCAGGGTCACCATGTGCCCTTCATCCACAACAGCCTGCCCATGCATCCGGCCCGGCCCGGCGCCTATCCGGTGACGGTGCAATACCTGCCCGAGATGACGATGCTGGCCGTGCCCCACCAGGGCTCCTATATGCAGATCGGCCAGGGCTTCGACCTGCTGATGCGCCGGCTGGCGCCGCCAGGTCTGCTGCCACCCGTGCCGCGGCTGGTGGGTCTGTATCTGGATGACCCCGAGGCCGTGCCCGAAGCTCAGCTGCGCTCGATGGCGGCGGTGATCGCCGATGCGGGCGAGTTGCCGGCGCCGGTGGTCCGCACCCACCGCGCTGCCGGTTTCTACGCGGTGCTGCGCTACCAGGGCCCCTATGCCAGCATGCGCGCCGCCTACCACTGGCTGTTCGGTGACTGGCTGCCGCCGTCCGGCTGGCAGGCGGCCGACACGCCGCTGCTGGAGGAGTACCTGAACGACCCCCGCGAGACCGCGCCGAACGACTTGCTGAGCCTGATCTTTTTGCCGCTGCAGGCGCTGGAGGCACCGTCCAGCCGACAATAG
- a CDS encoding FAD-binding domain-containing protein — MKSNHLELPRFEPTVTAALARLAAIKPGDYARTRNHLGGAVSKLSPYLTHGFISMPEAARFLDSRHQLDLQNKFAYELGWREFFQHVWRHEGDGILSSLHEGPLPDVAYAAELPADIREARTGVPTIDAAVRMLYACGYLHNHARMWLASYIVHLRKVHWRAGADWMLGHLLDGDLASNHLSWQWVAGTGSHKPYLFNAENVTRFTPKGMAEWSAKGTVLDASYEALEQIARSPEAVATQPLAKGLAEPKLHAAPPEALVAQLGKTVEPPKAKAAAGREVWLVQPWGLRDLPDRVPPSTLKVGLLLTDFHGAFPWSEQRWRFVLTRMAKLCDEIWLCDAAALKTALAKAKSVRGQLSPHIAGYLQSQMDGWEAEFAPTLLGEPGERCASFSQFWARTTTGLRRLTELPGLGGLGLAEPEPEEPYDDEEDDEDD, encoded by the coding sequence ATGAAGTCGAATCATCTGGAACTGCCGCGTTTCGAGCCCACCGTGACGGCGGCCCTGGCGCGCCTGGCCGCCATCAAGCCGGGCGACTATGCCCGCACCCGCAATCACCTGGGGGGCGCGGTCAGCAAGCTCTCGCCCTATCTGACCCATGGTTTCATCAGCATGCCGGAGGCGGCGCGGTTTCTGGACTCGCGCCACCAGCTGGACCTGCAGAACAAGTTCGCCTACGAGCTGGGCTGGCGCGAGTTCTTCCAGCATGTCTGGCGCCACGAGGGCGACGGCATCCTGAGCTCGCTGCACGAGGGCCCCCTGCCCGATGTCGCCTATGCCGCCGAGCTGCCGGCCGACATCCGCGAGGCGCGCACCGGCGTGCCGACGATAGACGCCGCCGTGCGCATGCTCTACGCCTGCGGCTATCTGCACAACCATGCGCGGATGTGGCTGGCCTCCTACATCGTGCACCTGCGCAAGGTGCACTGGCGGGCCGGCGCCGACTGGATGCTGGGCCATCTGCTGGACGGCGACCTGGCCAGCAACCACCTCAGCTGGCAATGGGTGGCCGGCACCGGCAGCCACAAACCCTATCTGTTCAATGCCGAGAACGTGACCCGCTTCACCCCCAAGGGCATGGCCGAGTGGTCGGCCAAGGGCACGGTGCTGGATGCCTCGTACGAGGCGCTGGAGCAGATCGCCCGCAGCCCCGAGGCCGTGGCCACGCAGCCGCTGGCCAAGGGCCTGGCCGAGCCGAAACTGCATGCCGCGCCGCCCGAAGCCCTGGTCGCCCAGCTGGGCAAGACGGTCGAGCCGCCCAAGGCCAAGGCCGCGGCCGGCCGCGAGGTCTGGCTGGTCCAGCCCTGGGGCCTGCGCGATCTGCCGGACCGGGTGCCGCCCAGCACGCTCAAGGTCGGCCTGCTGCTGACCGATTTCCACGGCGCCTTCCCCTGGAGCGAGCAGCGCTGGCGCTTTGTGCTGACGCGCATGGCCAAGCTCTGCGACGAGATCTGGCTGTGCGATGCCGCTGCGCTGAAGACCGCCCTGGCCAAGGCCAAGAGCGTGCGGGGCCAGCTCTCACCCCATATCGCCGGCTATCTGCAAAGCCAGATGGATGGCTGGGAGGCCGAATTTGCACCCACCCTGCTGGGCGAACCCGGCGAGCGCTGCGCCTCGTTCTCGCAGTTCTGGGCCCGCACGACCACCGGCCTGCGCCGCCTGACCGAGCTGCCGGGCCTGGGCGGCCTGGGCCTGGCCGAGCCCGAGCCGGAAGAACCCTATGACGATGAAGAAGACGACGAAGACGATTGA